From Phycodurus eques isolate BA_2022a chromosome 13, UOR_Pequ_1.1, whole genome shotgun sequence, a single genomic window includes:
- the LOC133411532 gene encoding transcription cofactor HES-6-like isoform X2 produces the protein MRKPLVEKKRRARINDSLHELRALMADTESHSKMENAEVLEMTVKRVESILQDRAQEVAAVNREACERFAAGYIQCMHDVHTFVSSCPTMDPTVAAELLNHLLESMPLHGQDRLRATLLDADPHAGPWSPAAPGSLVSPAPSACTSGDDLCSDLDDTDLEQSQVSSSEESEQSQVSSSEESEVQDTPGCVSLNGSKSIWRPW, from the exons ATGAGGAAACCTCTGGTGGAGAAGAAACGACGAGCTCGTATTAACGACAGCTTACACGAACTCAGGGCTCTCATGGCGGATACAgag AGCCACTCAAAGATGGAGAACGCCGAAGTACTGGAGATGACGGTCAAACGGGTGGAGAGTATCCTGCAGGACCGGGCTCAAg AGGTGGCTGCTGTCAACCGGGAGGCGTGCGAGCGTTTCGCGGCCGGTTACATCCAGTGCATGCACGACGTGCACACTTTTGTGTCCAGCTGCCCGACGATGGACCCCACGGTGGCCGCCGAGCTGCTCAACCACCTCCTGGAGAGCATGCCCCTGCACGGCCAAGACCGGCTCAGGGCCACGCTCTTAGATGCAGACCCCCACGCCGGACCCTGGTCTCCAGCGGCCCCGGGCTCGCTGGTGTCGCCGGCCCCCTCCGCCTGCACCTCCGGCGACGACCTCTGCTCGGACCTTGACGACACCGACTTGGAGCAAAGTCAGGTCTCGTCTTCGGAGGAGTCCGAACAGAGTCAGGTTTCTTCGTCTGAGGAGTCGGAGGTGCAGGACACGCCGGGCTGTGTGTCCTTAAATGGCTCCAAATCAATTTGGAGACCCTGGTAG
- the LOC133411532 gene encoding transcription cofactor HES-6-like isoform X1, which yields MAPTRKHTASDRCTGGLKSDRKMRKPLVEKKRRARINDSLHELRALMADTESHSKMENAEVLEMTVKRVESILQDRAQEVAAVNREACERFAAGYIQCMHDVHTFVSSCPTMDPTVAAELLNHLLESMPLHGQDRLRATLLDADPHAGPWSPAAPGSLVSPAPSACTSGDDLCSDLDDTDLEQSQVSSSEESEQSQVSSSEESEVQDTPGCVSLNGSKSIWRPW from the exons ATGGCCCCCACCCGCAAGCACACAGCGAGTGACCGCTGCACGGGAGGACTTAAGTCTGACagaaag ATGAGGAAACCTCTGGTGGAGAAGAAACGACGAGCTCGTATTAACGACAGCTTACACGAACTCAGGGCTCTCATGGCGGATACAgag AGCCACTCAAAGATGGAGAACGCCGAAGTACTGGAGATGACGGTCAAACGGGTGGAGAGTATCCTGCAGGACCGGGCTCAAg AGGTGGCTGCTGTCAACCGGGAGGCGTGCGAGCGTTTCGCGGCCGGTTACATCCAGTGCATGCACGACGTGCACACTTTTGTGTCCAGCTGCCCGACGATGGACCCCACGGTGGCCGCCGAGCTGCTCAACCACCTCCTGGAGAGCATGCCCCTGCACGGCCAAGACCGGCTCAGGGCCACGCTCTTAGATGCAGACCCCCACGCCGGACCCTGGTCTCCAGCGGCCCCGGGCTCGCTGGTGTCGCCGGCCCCCTCCGCCTGCACCTCCGGCGACGACCTCTGCTCGGACCTTGACGACACCGACTTGGAGCAAAGTCAGGTCTCGTCTTCGGAGGAGTCCGAACAGAGTCAGGTTTCTTCGTCTGAGGAGTCGGAGGTGCAGGACACGCCGGGCTGTGTGTCCTTAAATGGCTCCAAATCAATTTGGAGACCCTGGTAG
- the LOC133411784 gene encoding integral membrane protein 2C-like — MVRITFHAASGDKRGKDEEHVTIQKNEQEEPHAAKIKTFFPVRLLLVTISVLLVLVGMVLGCVYTYRYFFPAQPLNERSVFLCRVVFEDPVIHKQLELKEKVAISLEKDYQVINVPVPEFGSSDAADIVHDFHRELTVYYDKTLDKCYVTDLNTTQVMRPKNLWELLTNVQKGMYFPQNYLVREEMTVTGYISNIRQLGPIINHVCHGKETFGLRRRSLHRRVRRSVCHTIHHFENPYLVETAICD; from the exons ATGGTGAGGATCACTTTCCATGCTGCCTCGGGGGACAAGCGGGGAAAAGATGAAGAGCACGTGACCATACAAAAGAAC GAGCAAGAGGAGCCTCATGCAGCCAAGATCAAGACGTTTTTTCCAGTCCGCCTGTTGTTGGTGACGATTTCTGTGCTGTTGGTCCTGGTGGGAATGGTGCTCGGCTGCGTCTACACCTACCGCTACTTCTTCCCTGCTCAG CCTCTGAACGAAAGGAGCGTGTTCCTCTGCCGGGTGGTCTTCGAAGACCCCGTGATCCACAAACAACTGGAGCTGAAAGAGAAAGTAGCCATCTCCCTAGAAAAAGACTACCAGGTCATCAACGTGCCCGTGCCCGAGTTCGGCAGCAGCGATGCCGCCGACATTGTCCACGACTTCCACAGG GAACTGACCGTTTATTATGACAAAACACTGGACAAGTGCTACGTGACTGATCTGAACACCACTCAGGTGATGCGCCCAAAGAACCTTTGGGAACTGCTCACCAACGTCCAG AAAGGAATGTACTTCCCGCAGAACTACCTGGTCCGCGAGGAGATGACCGTGACCGGCTACATCAGCAACATCCGCCAACTGGGCCCCATCATCAACCACGTGTGCCACGGCAAGGAGACATTTGGCCTGCGTCGCCGCAGCCTGCACCGAC GCGTGCGGCGCAGCGTGTGCCACACCATCCACCACTTCGAGAACCCTTACCTGGTGGAGACTGCGATCTGCGACTGA